The sequence below is a genomic window from Serratia nevei.
AGAATCCGCGCAACGCCCGTGACCAAAGTGGGAAATCTTTCATCGTCGAGCGCAACTCCAGTTTGAGCACGCCAACCACCGACGACATCGACATCGTCAGCTCTCGCCTGTCGCTGGCGAGCGGCACCGGATTGCTGGCGTCGAACATCCGGAATAAGGCCCAGGGCCCGTCGAAACTGGCGACCTGGATCTGGCCGGTGCCGGTGCGGAAGGTCAGTCGAACATAGCTGCCGCCTTTCGGGCCCGGCCAATCGATGCGGGTAGGCTGGCTATAACCATGGCTGTAGTTAATCACCTGCCCATCGATGTCCAGGGTCGCTTCGGTGATGGTCGGGGTCAGAGACAGCGGTCTGATGAACATGGAGAATGAAAGTTTGTCGCCGGCGCTGAAGAAGGTATCGCGAATCAAGCGGGCATTTTCAAACGCGCCCAGCGTGCTCGCATTGACGATCCCCTCAGACCCCGGTTTGGCATTCCATTTCTGCGCGTTGACATCCACGTAAGCGGCCAGGTTTTCATCGAAGAACTGCTGCATGGCGCCGTTCTGCCCAAACATGCGCGAGAAGTCCTCGATGCCGACCTCCGCTCTGGCGTTGCGCGAGAACGGATAGCGCCCGCTGATGCTGCCCTTGCACAGCCCGGAAGCCAGCGATGAAGCGCCTTTGCTCAGGTTCTTCTGGCTCTGCTGGATCGTTTGGCTGTCGCCGACCTGCAACAGATCCATCATGACGCTGCGCACCGGTTCCGGCTGACGCGCCGCATCCAGCTGCAGCCGCTTCAGCGTGCCGCCGGCGGGCACCACCTGGCCACCGCGCAATGAGGTGGAGAGCGTGGTCAGCTGGCTGTACAGCGCTTCGAAACTGCGGCTCAGCGGATCGTTGCTGGCGTTGGTGGTCTGCAACAGCTGATACCCCAGGCGGCGAAGCAGCTCAAAACGGTCTTCCACCGCGCGTTCCGGCGTGAGACGAAAACGCGCGCGCTCGCCGGAAATCTCGCCGAGGATGTCACGCCGCTGCTGTTCAATACGATTGCGCTGGCGATCGAACCAGCTCGCCGCATCGCCCTGGTTGGTGCCGGTCATGCTGGTTTCACGCGCGGCGAAACGCACCAGGTTGGCCAGCGGGGATGAAGGATCGGACAGCTGGCGCGCCAATATCGCCGCATCCTCCAGCCCGTTGACCGGCCGGGCGCGCACGTCGCGCATGAAAGCATCCCATTTGTCCGCATACTCGATGAGGTAAAGCTTCCTCGCCTCGTCGGCCAGCTTCTGCGCCGAGGCCAGCGAGTTCACCGCGTTTTTCCCTTCCGCGCTGTCGCGCAGCACCCAGGACTCTTCTTCGATCATGTCTTTGGCGGCGTCATCGAGCTGTGCCAGGAAGACATCGCGGTAGCTGGCGCGGGTATAGAACCCCGGCACGGCGGTATCGGTGACCGTCGCCTGGCTCTTGCGGCGCAGCATCAATGACACGTTCGGCCCCGCGGCGTCGGCCAATGAAATGTCGTTGATCGCCGCCGGTAGCGGTTTCTCTTCGATGCGGCGCACCACCCTGACCTGCATCGGAATATTCATCGCTTTCACCCGCGCCAGGCGCAGCAGGTCACCGTTCATTTTCATGACCGGCGCATTCGGCAGAGAGAACATTTCCCGCAGGTGGTAAGCGAAAATGCCTTTGTTCATGTCGGTGTAGCCCTGCGGCATAAAGCTATCCCAGCGCGTCATGAACCAGTCGACCAGCGCCTCGGCAGAACGGTGCGAGGGTTCGCCCATCATCAGATACACTTTCAGCGTGCCGTAGACGTCCTTGTTGGACGCCGAAACGTCATTCTTGAGTTCGTCCGCGATATAGTTTTCCACCGCCGGCCAGAAGATCTGCAGCAAATGGCGTTGATAGGTCTTTTGCGCCGCGCTGTTGATCAGCTTGTGCTCGAAATAGGGATTCGGCACCGGCGAAACCTCACCGCCCAGCTGCGCGTTCATGTATCCCAACTGCTCATAGGCGGAGATGACATCGTCGCTGACGCGGTTCGTGACCGGTATTTCGCGCACGATGCGCTTCGTTTCGTCAAAGCGCGCCGCAATGTAAGAGATGTAATCGCTCTCCCACAGGTAACGCATCGCCAGCAGGTTAAAAGAGACCGCCAGCAGCACCAGCACCAGCACATAGCGGCCCAGGGAACTCATGCGGCTGCCGAGCGGCCTGGCGTGAGAAGACTGCTGCAGCACCCCGCGCTCCTGCCTGGCGTAATTCAGCTCTGGGTGGTAAATGCGCCCGGTGGGACGGGCTTCATAGATATCCGCCGCTTCCGCGTTATAAATCGCGCCCTGCGGCGGCAAGGCGATGGTGCTGCCCAGCCATACCTGTTGCAAATGGCAGGCGTAGCCCACCGGCGTTTGCGGGAAAATCTGCTCCAGCAGCGAATACAGCGGGTTGCCCAGCGATCCCAACGACTCGGTGAAGAACAGCAGCTGTTGGCGGTTCTGGCCGTCCGGCGCATCGTGCAGCAGTTCGAGCACGTGATGGCTGACGCGCGCCACCATCTCCCGGTAGAGATCTTCATACTGCTCGAACGGGGTTTCGCCCTGTTCGGCCCGGTTCAGGCTGAACCCCATCCCTTTTTGCAACAGGTCGTCGCCCAGCATCGACAGGAAGGTCTCGCCGCCGACCAGTTGATCGAGGTGGCTGATGGTAAGATAGACCGGCAGCTCGCAGCGGAACCATGAGGCCATTTCCAGCAGGCGCACGCGCAGCGCATCGGCGACGGATTTTCTTTCCGTCAGCGAGGCATGCAGCAGCCAGCGTGCATCCAGGCACAGCATGATGCCGTCGATGCCCGGATGGCGGCGGTGGCGCCGGATCAGTTTGAACAGGGTATCGCGCGCCCTGGCGCCGTCTTCGCCAAGGCCGTTCAGCTGCAGCCATTCACCGGAGGTGTCCACATACACCGAGTTCTCCGCCAGCCACCAGTTGCAATCCTGGGTCGGCCCGACGTCCACGGTCTGCTGCAGGCCATAGTGTTCAGCCAGCAAGAAACGTTCGCCGCTTTCGCCGATCAGCGAGGTTTTGCCGCTGCCCGGCGGCCCAATGACGAGGAACCAGGGCTTTTCACTGATATAACGGCGCGCCAGGCGGTATTTGAAACGCTGCCAGGGGGTGCGCTGCTTCGACGTGCCGACGTATTGCAAGGTGCGCAAGGCGTCGTAAAAACGCGAGGTCACGCGATCTCGCTGCGCGGTTTTTCTTTTAGCCGGGGCCGGCGCCCGCGCGTGGCGGAACACCCAGGATAAAAACGTCGCCACGAACGGCCACAGCGCCCAGCACAGGATCAGGGCGATGATGATGCCTCTGACCCAGACCGACAGCAGCGGCCGGTAGGTGCCGATGGCGATCAGCGGCCCAATCCACCACACCACCGCACACAGCAGCAAGGCAATCACCAATATGAATGATCTACGTATCATATAATTTCCTTATTATCTCTACGCCGACGGATGTCTTAGTTATCCTCGGGGACCTCGGCGGCTACCCCTGCCTGATTCAACGTGGCAGACGGTGAAGCCATCTCCCTCTCGCCGATTTTCCAAAGGATGTCCACCCGGCGGTTGCGGCGGCGCCCTTCTTCCGTCGCGTTGTCGTCCAGCGGCTCCTGATCGCCCTTGCCGACCGACGTCACGGTGCGGTTGTATTTACTGTTGGCCAATGATTCCCGCAGCTTGTCGGCCACCGTCTGCGCGCGGGCTTCCGACAGTTTCAGGTTGGAGTTGTTGGAGGTGTTGCGATACGGTTTGTTGTCGGTATGCCCGATCACCTCCAGATCGCCTGGCCACGGCGCCAGCGCTTCCCCCAGACGCTCAATGTTGCGTTTCTTTTTAAACTCTTCCGACAGCTTCGACTGCCCGGTGGCGAAAGCGCCGTCGGAGGTGAAGATCAACAGCCAGCCGCGCGGATCGGCGCGCACCTCCAGCCACCCTTCGCTGAGGATTTGCGGCAGCGGCTGCGGCAGCGTCTCCATGATGTTGATTTTGCGCGGCTGCGGTGGCGTCCAGGCCAGAATGGCGTTGCGCAGCGCGCGCGACTGATCGTGCAGATACCAGGCGGCCGAGGCGTACGCCAGCAGCGCTATCGCCAGGCCGTAGCACAGCAGCTTGAGCGGCGTGATGCGGGTGGCCTTGCGCACCACGCTGCTCGGTTCGGCATCGGCCAGCGTCTGCGTCGGGTTCTGGCTGTACAGATAACCGTCAAGGCGATTGCGCACGTCGGCCAGCAGCACCGCGCCGCGCTCCATCACGTGGTATTGCCCTTCGAAGCCCAGCGACAGGATCAGATCGTAGAACGCCAGGATCTCCTTATTGCGCGGCGAGGTGGTCAGATACTCTTGCAGGTGCTCGAAGCACTTTTCCCCGCCCCAGGCGTCGCGATAAAACTCCACCAGCAGGCTGAGATTCAGTTCGCCCGACTCCAGCGTGCCCATGCAGCACTCATCCACGTAGGAGCACAGCAGATAGGCCAGCTTGTCGACATCGCTCGGCGCGACGTGATCCGCCAACAGCGTCTGCTGGAACTGTTGGATCTCCCGCACGATTTGCGCACGCACCGCCGCCGGGTTCAGCTGTTTCTGATCGCGTACCCGTTCCACCTGCAGCAAGACCGGAATGGCGGCGGCGATCAGTGGGTTATCCCAGTGGCCCATCATCACCCCGGGCTTGCTCAATGCAGTACGACTGACCACTTTTTTTTCTTTGATTTGTTGTGACTCATCTGCATATTCGTCAGATCTTCCGCCTATATTTTCGGTTGCTTCAACTTCATGGAGTTTCGACTTAGTAGGCTGGGCCAAATCACTCTCTCCCTGCCGCAGCTTGGCGGCCAGCGCCCGCGCGCCGAAGGACAGCGCGGCAATCTCCGCCGTCGTTTTACCCACCGCACCGGACGCGGGAAGACGCGGGTTCGCGTTGTTGCGCGTTACCGCCATCGCCTCGCGTATTTTCCTCTCGAATTCGTTCATCCCAACCTTCCCTGCCTTAATCCCCAGACATCAAAACGCAGGTCGGGGAAATCCCCCACGATGCTGAGCGCCATCGCCGAGCCGCCCATCATTTCCTTGTAAATCGGGTCGGCATGATCAACCTCGAAATAGATGCTGTTCGGGTAATACGGTATGTGCCGCGGCGGCGAGGCCATAGGCAGCAAGCGAGCGCCCGGTAATTGAAGATCGATCAGCTGAATGATTTTCTCGACCGGCCCCAGTTTGACCTGCGCGGGGAAATACGAGCGCAGGTGCTCGATGGACAACCCGCAGCTGACGGCAAACACCAGTTTTTCCAGCCGCAGCTGCGAGTCGTTCGGGCACAGATAAATGCTGTCGCCGCGATCGATAAACGGCAGCGCCACCGCCGGCGCTTCGATCACCAGTGACAGCGCGCGACGGATCGAGGCGAACAGCTGGAAATAGCAGTTGTGCGGCTCATCGTGCAGATACACCAAATCGGCCCGATCCCAGAGCCGCTCGCCGCCGGGAATAATGCTGAGCCGCCCCAACAGGCTCAACAACGTGTCGAACAGGGTTTCTGGATGCACCTGCGGGCTGGCCAACAGTTGGCTGATGCGCAAATTGAATTCGCTCAAGGTTTGCAGCAGCAGCAATTCCAACAGCTCGGACAGCCCGCCGATCGTCATATGCACATCCGGACGGAACACCGACTCCAGACGCTGGCTGATCAGCCCAAGCAATTCGGTGGTGAACGCGGGCAGCCAGCCGATGGCGCGGAAGTCCAACATCGGCGGCAGGGCGCGCTCATCCAGCAGCACCCGACGATCGCTGGTCAGCTCGCGCACGAAACCGACCGGCAGCACGCTTTCCGCGCTGCTGACCGCATCTTCCAGGCTTAGCCGCGTCACCAGGCTCCCCAGCTGCATCGTGCACACGCGCGGTGTTCCCTCCAGGCTGACGCCGTGGTTGCGATCCGGCACCTCGGCGTCCATGGTGCGAAAACGGCTGCTTTTCCGCTCATCCTGGATAAGATCGATCTGGGCATTGCCGGCAATGTCCATCAGCACGGACAGGCACACCACTTTCCCCTGGCAGCCCTCTCCCAGCACCAGCGGCGGCGGCAGCGGAATATCCTCAGGCATACTGAACGCCGTGCCGTCGGGGAAAACGCCCTTGGCTTTCTTCAGCGCAAACTTGCCATGCTCCAATAGCCCGTTGTCGATTTCCAGCGTCAGGAACCCCCAGGTAAAGGTTTCGACGCTGCGCAAGCGCGCTTCAATCAAGTGCTCGAAAAAACGTTCCTGCTGCTGGAAATGCTGCGGTTCCATCAACATGCCTTCTACCCAGGCGACGCGTTGTTTAGGTAACATGTCATTCATCCATTTTGTCGTTAGTCACTATGCTGAGTGACGTCATCCCCACCATCACCTTCATTTGCGAATCAGCCTGCGCGGGCGATTTTTGCTCGGCGAGCGGCAATACCCCGCTGATTTGCTGAAATTCCGCCCCGACGACGACCCATCGCTCTTGCCCTGCCGGCACCTCGAAGCGATAACGCAGCGTTTCCCTCGGTTGCAAAATGCTCTGGTGCCGGCTCAGCGCCCCTTCCGACGGCGCCGTCTCGCGGCAAGGGGCGCCATCGCCAATCCCGTCGGGCATCCACCCCGAGCGATTGGTTTCTATGACGCACACCTTGACCGGCTGCGCCTCCCCGGCCGCATTCGGGTTCACGTTGTCGTTGGCGGTCACTTCGACGTCGATAAACCGCAATCGACGCCCCGCATCGGCTGCCTCGTCGTGAGAAAACCAGCTGCATCCGCTCAGCATCCCCACCGCCAACAGCCCCCCTGCCGCGATCCCCCGGAGCGCTTTCACCATGCTGACCTCCTATGCATTGATAAAATATTTTGTCTGGCTCGGCGCGATCTGAGTGGCGACCATGTTGTTGTTGTTCGTCATGCAGGAATCCCCCAGCCGCGTAGCTGGCATTCCCTGAATGAAATACTTCCCCGACCCCTGCACCGGCTGCATCTGCGCCGAATGCGTGCCCGACGCGGCGCCAATTACAACCCCAGAATCGATTGTCGATACGCGAATGGTGCCCAGGTTTTGTTCATTGCCGCCGCAAATGAAATAGTTAGGCACGTTCGGTATGCCGGTGTTGTTGGGCGCGGTATTCGGGCCCGGCGCCGGTATCATCGGGTCACAGCCGGCAAAGCTGATCCCGCCCGCGTTGGTATTGGCTGCAGTCATGGTGGTTTACCCCATATGTATCTGGCCGCCGTCGATCTTCAGCACCGCCGAAGACTTCAGGGAACCAATTTCACTGTTGATGACCAGGGATTGTCGCGCATCCTGAATGATGTGTTTCGCCAATACCTCGTCGGTTTCCTCCACCCGCCGGCTTGCGTGCTTGCTGCGCACAAACAGGCGTTGAGAGATTTGGTGCAGCGTTTCGGCGACCCAGCGGCTGCTGCGCGTCAGCAGCGTGAAGTGCGGGCTGCGCAACGTTAGCCGCTTGCCGCCCTGCAGTTCGATCTCCGGCGCCACGATGCGCAAGTTGGCGCTGCGGCTGTCCAGCGTCATGACGGCGTGCGCCTGTTGCCGCGACAGGATCTCGGTAATGACCAATTTGTCGCCGTCGACGATGACGCAAACGCGATCGCCCGCCAGCGGCTGAACCAGGCAGCTGGTGGCGACCGTCAGGCAGTGGGCGCGCATGCCGTCGACATACAGACCGCCATTGGCGTCCGCCGCCAGCGTCACCACCTTGCGCCCCCCTTGTTCGGCAAGCGGAGCGCTGCGCACCAACTGCAAAGGCGTCACCCTGGCGTTGGCATAGACCTTCTGATGCTCTCTTCTGGACTTATACATATCTGCTTACTCCTGTTGGCCGTTGATACGACGGTTGCCGCGGTCCCGGTTGTTGATGCGCATACCAGGCGTCGATCGCACTCAAGAACGGATCGGCGGTAAGCGGCACATTTTCGGCGCGATGACGCTGCGCGCCATGCAGACGAGCGCTCTGTTGCTGGGCGGCGGTCAACGGCTGTTCGATCAGATTCGCTTCCCGCAGCTCGGCCTGCTCCAGATTGGCCAGCGCCAGATCGCACGCCCTGAATTCCGCTTGCATCAGCATGGCGCGCCCCCAGTTGGCGCCGCCCATCGCGCACTCGCTGAACCGGGCTTTTTGCCCCTGCGCCAGGGTCAGCGTCGCGCGCTCGAAATCGCAGCGCAGCGCCTGCGCTTCGGCGAAGATCACCGAGGTCAGATCGCTGTCGGCGAACGAGCACCCTTCCAGCTCGCTGCGGTGAAAGCTGGCGCCCTGCAGTTGCAGCTGCGCCAAATTGCAGCCCGACAGGCGGCAGGTGAACCAAATGCGCGCCTGTCCGGCGATCGTTTGCCAGCTGCACTTCTCCAACTGACAGCCCCCCATGATGTGGCGCTCGAGGGTCGACGCCTGCCACAGGCACTGTGTGAGTTGGCAGGCATACCAGTTGGCGTCCTGTATCACGTCCTGGTGAAACATCAGGTTGGTCAGGGTGCTGGTCTGCACGGCCAGATGCCCCAGGCTGCTGCGTTCAACTTCCGCCCCGTTGACCTCGCACCGGATCAAACTGCAGTCGTCCAGCAGACAATCGCCGACGTAGCACCCCTGCAGCGTGGTGTCGTTGCACGCCACATTGCACAGCAGCCCCTGCTGCAACGTCAGGTTGTCAAACCGGCATTCGTTGAACGCCAGGCGCATCAAGCTGCCGCCGACCACGTTGACCTGGTTCAGGGTGCAGCCCTCAAAGCGCACTGCTCGCAAATCGCATCCTTCAAACGTGACGCGTTCGAAATGGCAGTCGATGAAAAAACAGTCGCTCAGCGTCAACCCTTTCAGCTCACGATCGTGGAAACGTCGCTTTTTGAAGGTGCGCGGCATGGACGGCGTCTGCGCCACCGCCTGAGCGACCTCCAGCTCAATCACCTCGGTGTCAGGCAGGGCCTGTTGGATGACGCGGCTCTCAGTTTTCATGCGCATAGTCCCCCTGAATAATTCTGCGCGGCACCCAGCACGCCCGTTCAAGCAAACACCCGCTGAAACGGGTACCGGCGTCCTGCCAGCTCATCGCCAGATTCGCCGCCGCCAGGTTGCACTGGTCAAATCCCGCATCGCGCAAGTCGGCGTTGTAAAACAGTCCTTGCTGGGCGCTGCTGTTTTGCCAACGTGAGTGCGTCAACAGGCTGTCTTTAAACCGCACGCCGGCCATGTCGCAGCCGGCGATGGTGCTAGCCGTCAAATTGGCCTCGTCGAAATTGCATTCGGTGAAAACGCTGTACAGCAGCTGGCACTGATCCAGGCGCGCCGCTTTCAGCCCCACTTTGGTGAAACAGCAATCGCTGAACACGCCGTGGGAAAAATTCACCTGCATGCCCGCCGTCAAGCTCTCGACGCCGCAGCGTTCAAAGCGCACGCCGCGCCAATTGCCGCCGAGGAACGAGTTTTTGGTTAACGTCATATCCAGCGCCACCGCACCTTCGGCCAGGCAGCGGTTGAACACGCAGGCATCCAGTTCCCCTTGCAGAAATTGCGTGCGGATCAGCGTCGAGCCGTTGAACATGCCGTTGCCAATCGCCCCGCGCTCAAAGCGCATCGCCGTGAAATCCCCCCGCTCGAAGACGCAGTAATCCAGCTTCACCCCCTCGGCCCGCATGCCTTGCCCCTGCGGTGCCTCCAGCGTTACCCGTTCGAGGACCGCCTCCTGCCACGCGCTTTCCGCCATCGACGGCTTTTGCAAGGTGCACGACACCATGCGGATCCGACGCAGCGTCGCCTGCGTCAGGTCGACCACATCAAAAACACAGTTTTCGAAGGTGCAGTTCTCCAGGATCGCCTGGGAAAAATCGCAGCGCTCAAAGCGGCATTGCAGAAAATGTTTGTCTGACAGCGCATGGCTGCGCAATCCGCTGAAAGTCTTCCCTTCCACGGTTGCGCTAGCGGGAAAAAACGCATCATTGCCGTCTTCGGCGGGCAGATCCGGCAAATCGGGCAGCGTCACGGAAGCGGGATCCGCCGTCGTCTGTTGCTGGTGCAAGGCAATCGCCTCGCGGATGCGTTGATAGAAAACGGCGGAGTCGCCCAACGAGGTGGGCGACGGGTCATAACGCAAATCGCTGGGGTGATCCGACACCGCCTGGATGACGTTCAGGCCCATCTCCGCCGGCATCAGATCCGGGTCGAACAGAAACTCAAAGGGGGAAGCGTCGTCGTCGCTGCGTTTGTGGTGCACCTGGCGGAAATAATCGAACGAGCGCGGCGCATCGCAGCAATCCAACGCCAGCATCAGGGACTCAATGGACTCGTCCAGCAGATGCGTCAACGGCGCGTTGCCGGTGAAAATAATCAGCGCCATGTCGCTGTCGGGCAGGAACCACAGCGTTTTGCGCAGCAGTTCAATTTCCTCGAGGCTCTCGTTATCGTGGCGGCGTATGAACGCCCGCCCACGCACCGCCGGCAGCTCGCCGCGTATCGCCTGGCTTTGTGCGCCGACGCCCTGCAGTTCAAAGGGCACCCTATCCGGCCACGCCGCTTCCGGCAGCCACTGCGCCGGCGGCGCCATCTGGTAGTAACGCCGATCGATATCGGCCGGCAATCCGGGGAAAGCCGTTTCCAGATACGCTTTGCTGGCGATCTGGCCCGCCACCTTGTCGATGTGCGCCTTACGCAGCAAAAACTCGTGCGGCACCGGCGCCGGCGCCGCCAGCGGGGAGCGTTCCTGTGCGGAGCCCTCGGCGGACAAGGTCATCAGCAGCGGCCGCAGTCCATCATTGCCGCCGCGCCCCAACGGATTCTCCTTGTTGTCTTTCCCGCCCCAGGCCGAGGTGTGATCCAGCGGCACGCTGAGGAAAGGTTCCACCCCCATCGCGCCGCGTCGTCCCTCGCCTTCGACCCGCCAACGGCGTTTAAGCCCGCCGATGTCGGCGCTGACGTCCAGCGTTTTTACCGGCTGACCGATGCCGGCATGGCCGGCGATCAGGTATTCGGCGAACGGCTTCGGCTCGGCCACATCCAGCACCGGCTGGCTGAGCGGCGCGCGTTTCCACGCCTCCCAGATTTCGGCTTCGTTCACGAAGTGTTCCGGTCGGGACAGGTAGCATCCGGCCACGACGCTGATGCCGAGCCGGCTGTCTGCGCCGATCTGGTAACCCCCTTTAATCACTACCAATTGCTGTGGCCGTATGATTCTCATTGCCGCACCTCGTTAGTTTTTGCTTTGCATCCCCACACTTTTTAAATCGACCCCGTTTTGTGACAATGAGGCTCCCGTATAACTAATAGAGATACCAGTACTATCAATGCTACTACCGGTGGTGCCGATTCTACTGCCGGTGGCGCTGGTCGAAAAACCAGTGGTACTGGTCGAGGTACCCGTGGTACTGGTCGAGGTCCCCGTAGTACTGGTCGAGGTACCCGTAGTACTGGTCGAAGTGCCAGTGGTGCTGGTCGAAGTACCAGTGGTACTAGTAGAGGTCCCAGTAGTACTGACACTGATACCGGTAAAGCTGGTGCTGCTACCGGTCTGACTGGTGCTGACTCCGGTGAAGCTATTGCTAATCCCAGTCATGCTATTGCTGTTACTCGTAAATGAATTACTTAACCCAGTCATTGAATTAGAAACACCAACACAACTCGAACTCATCCCCGTAAATGAGTTACTCAATCCTGTAAATGAAGAGCTAATCCCTGTAAAAGATGAAGACAAACCAGTAAACGAAGTGCTAATGCCAGTACAAGAGGTACTCGTACCAGTTGAACTAATACTTATCCCGGTCTGAGAAGAACTTATTCCAGTAACTGAAGCTGAAAAACCTGTGATGCTAAAATTAAAATCCTTATAGGAGACATGATTGCTAAACCAATCTGTTGCTGTGTTATCAACCACATCAAACTTATCTCCTCCTACCTTTGATGCCTTATTACGCTCCACCGTGGTTTGCAGATCGCGCTCGGCGTGCAGCATGACGCGTTCGTTGTTGCGGTTGTCATCGAAGGTCAACTGGCTGGCATGCTGCGGCTTACCTGAGCGCAACGAACGCGACACCATCCCCGAGTAGTTGATGTATTCAGGCAATTGATAAGGCGGCGGGTTATCGCCGTTATAAACGATACCTG
It includes:
- the tssM gene encoding type VI secretion system membrane subunit TssM: MIRRSFILVIALLLCAVVWWIGPLIAIGTYRPLLSVWVRGIIIALILCWALWPFVATFLSWVFRHARAPAPAKRKTAQRDRVTSRFYDALRTLQYVGTSKQRTPWQRFKYRLARRYISEKPWFLVIGPPGSGKTSLIGESGERFLLAEHYGLQQTVDVGPTQDCNWWLAENSVYVDTSGEWLQLNGLGEDGARARDTLFKLIRRHRRHPGIDGIMLCLDARWLLHASLTERKSVADALRVRLLEMASWFRCELPVYLTISHLDQLVGGETFLSMLGDDLLQKGMGFSLNRAEQGETPFEQYEDLYREMVARVSHHVLELLHDAPDGQNRQQLLFFTESLGSLGNPLYSLLEQIFPQTPVGYACHLQQVWLGSTIALPPQGAIYNAEAADIYEARPTGRIYHPELNYARQERGVLQQSSHARPLGSRMSSLGRYVLVLVLLAVSFNLLAMRYLWESDYISYIAARFDETKRIVREIPVTNRVSDDVISAYEQLGYMNAQLGGEVSPVPNPYFEHKLINSAAQKTYQRHLLQIFWPAVENYIADELKNDVSASNKDVYGTLKVYLMMGEPSHRSAEALVDWFMTRWDSFMPQGYTDMNKGIFAYHLREMFSLPNAPVMKMNGDLLRLARVKAMNIPMQVRVVRRIEEKPLPAAINDISLADAAGPNVSLMLRRKSQATVTDTAVPGFYTRASYRDVFLAQLDDAAKDMIEEESWVLRDSAEGKNAVNSLASAQKLADEARKLYLIEYADKWDAFMRDVRARPVNGLEDAAILARQLSDPSSPLANLVRFAARETSMTGTNQGDAASWFDRQRNRIEQQRRDILGEISGERARFRLTPERAVEDRFELLRRLGYQLLQTTNASNDPLSRSFEALYSQLTTLSTSLRGGQVVPAGGTLKRLQLDAARQPEPVRSVMMDLLQVGDSQTIQQSQKNLSKGASSLASGLCKGSISGRYPFSRNARAEVGIEDFSRMFGQNGAMQQFFDENLAAYVDVNAQKWNAKPGSEGIVNASTLGAFENARLIRDTFFSAGDKLSFSMFIRPLSLTPTITEATLDIDGQVINYSHGYSQPTRIDWPGPKGGSYVRLTFRTGTGQIQVASFDGPWALFRMFDASNPVPLASDRRELTMSMSSVVGVLKLELRSTMKDFPLWSRALRGFSCPKAM
- the icmH gene encoding type IVB secretion system protein IcmH/DotU, with the translated sequence MNEFERKIREAMAVTRNNANPRLPASGAVGKTTAEIAALSFGARALAAKLRQGESDLAQPTKSKLHEVEATENIGGRSDEYADESQQIKEKKVVSRTALSKPGVMMGHWDNPLIAAAIPVLLQVERVRDQKQLNPAAVRAQIVREIQQFQQTLLADHVAPSDVDKLAYLLCSYVDECCMGTLESGELNLSLLVEFYRDAWGGEKCFEHLQEYLTTSPRNKEILAFYDLILSLGFEGQYHVMERGAVLLADVRNRLDGYLYSQNPTQTLADAEPSSVVRKATRITPLKLLCYGLAIALLAYASAAWYLHDQSRALRNAILAWTPPQPRKINIMETLPQPLPQILSEGWLEVRADPRGWLLIFTSDGAFATGQSKLSEEFKKKRNIERLGEALAPWPGDLEVIGHTDNKPYRNTSNNSNLKLSEARAQTVADKLRESLANSKYNRTVTSVGKGDQEPLDDNATEEGRRRNRRVDILWKIGEREMASPSATLNQAGVAAEVPEDN
- the tssK gene encoding type VI secretion system baseplate subunit TssK, whose product is MLPKQRVAWVEGMLMEPQHFQQQERFFEHLIEARLRSVETFTWGFLTLEIDNGLLEHGKFALKKAKGVFPDGTAFSMPEDIPLPPPLVLGEGCQGKVVCLSVLMDIAGNAQIDLIQDERKSSRFRTMDAEVPDRNHGVSLEGTPRVCTMQLGSLVTRLSLEDAVSSAESVLPVGFVRELTSDRRVLLDERALPPMLDFRAIGWLPAFTTELLGLISQRLESVFRPDVHMTIGGLSELLELLLLQTLSEFNLRISQLLASPQVHPETLFDTLLSLLGRLSIIPGGERLWDRADLVYLHDEPHNCYFQLFASIRRALSLVIEAPAVALPFIDRGDSIYLCPNDSQLRLEKLVFAVSCGLSIEHLRSYFPAQVKLGPVEKIIQLIDLQLPGARLLPMASPPRHIPYYPNSIYFEVDHADPIYKEMMGGSAMALSIVGDFPDLRFDVWGLRQGRLG
- a CDS encoding type VI secretion lipoprotein TssJ; translated protein: MVKALRGIAAGGLLAVGMLSGCSWFSHDEAADAGRRLRFIDVEVTANDNVNPNAAGEAQPVKVCVIETNRSGWMPDGIGDGAPCRETAPSEGALSRHQSILQPRETLRYRFEVPAGQERWVVVGAEFQQISGVLPLAEQKSPAQADSQMKVMVGMTSLSIVTNDKMDE
- a CDS encoding PAAR-like domain-containing protein encodes the protein MTAANTNAGGISFAGCDPMIPAPGPNTAPNNTGIPNVPNYFICGGNEQNLGTIRVSTIDSGVVIGAASGTHSAQMQPVQGSGKYFIQGMPATRLGDSCMTNNNNMVATQIAPSQTKYFINA
- a CDS encoding DUF3540 domain-containing protein — its product is MYKSRREHQKVYANARVTPLQLVRSAPLAEQGGRKVVTLAADANGGLYVDGMRAHCLTVATSCLVQPLAGDRVCVIVDGDKLVITEILSRQQAHAVMTLDSRSANLRIVAPEIELQGGKRLTLRSPHFTLLTRSSRWVAETLHQISQRLFVRSKHASRRVEETDEVLAKHIIQDARQSLVINSEIGSLKSSAVLKIDGGQIHMG
- a CDS encoding pentapeptide repeat-containing protein, which encodes MKTESRVIQQALPDTEVIELEVAQAVAQTPSMPRTFKKRRFHDRELKGLTLSDCFFIDCHFERVTFEGCDLRAVRFEGCTLNQVNVVGGSLMRLAFNECRFDNLTLQQGLLCNVACNDTTLQGCYVGDCLLDDCSLIRCEVNGAEVERSSLGHLAVQTSTLTNLMFHQDVIQDANWYACQLTQCLWQASTLERHIMGGCQLEKCSWQTIAGQARIWFTCRLSGCNLAQLQLQGASFHRSELEGCSFADSDLTSVIFAEAQALRCDFERATLTLAQGQKARFSECAMGGANWGRAMLMQAEFRACDLALANLEQAELREANLIEQPLTAAQQQSARLHGAQRHRAENVPLTADPFLSAIDAWYAHQQPGPRQPSYQRPTGVSRYV